A region of bacterium DNA encodes the following proteins:
- a CDS encoding T9SS type A sorting domain-containing protein: MGLLIGIMLVCGIFGTRTLACDGPWRNLGQPAGSVTSATINPADGSVWATGSNGIYTCADGDTVWHFAGLATQSVFKLTCFPYYGPNVFAVTWGGLYMRLADTTWVHLSAPGGGYYQQRDYSICPYDTSLRVCSNFSTDFGSMIYVSRNSGQDWTNIYEEEGATALFTNLTWSRTLENVFYFIGGAGVHQTNLADSTTRTLLPFSTFLPLAVASHPQQPWVYAAAGTHIGRYDEAADDTMMAPLPPGVTNIMNIAYTEEGLLANTDQGFFHVSDDLATWQPDSINTVQAYLVYTSADRCLGVTYAAGRAGVYVSSRPNAVHAQQNVPASAQLGVYPNPFNPTTEIRFDLPQAARVELKVYNSLGQLVSTLLDETRAAGSYSIPWNGQNHATGLYFCQIKAGPFTATRKMLLLK, encoded by the coding sequence ATGGGACTGCTGATCGGAATCATGCTTGTGTGCGGCATCTTCGGCACACGGACACTGGCGTGTGACGGGCCGTGGCGGAACCTCGGGCAACCGGCAGGATCTGTCACGAGTGCCACAATCAACCCAGCGGATGGTTCGGTGTGGGCAACAGGATCCAACGGCATCTATACGTGTGCGGATGGGGACACCGTTTGGCACTTTGCGGGACTCGCGACGCAATCGGTGTTCAAGCTGACCTGCTTTCCGTACTATGGTCCTAATGTATTCGCGGTTACTTGGGGTGGATTGTACATGCGGCTTGCCGATACCACATGGGTGCACCTTTCGGCCCCCGGCGGAGGATACTATCAACAACGGGATTACAGCATTTGCCCCTATGATACATCCCTGCGTGTCTGCTCAAACTTCAGCACAGACTTTGGCAGCATGATTTATGTCTCGCGCAACAGCGGTCAGGATTGGACAAATATTTACGAGGAAGAGGGTGCGACCGCACTCTTCACGAATCTGACTTGGTCACGCACCTTGGAGAATGTCTTCTACTTCATCGGTGGGGCAGGGGTCCATCAGACCAACCTCGCCGATAGCACCACCCGTACTCTGTTACCCTTCAGCACATTTTTGCCTCTTGCCGTCGCCAGCCATCCGCAGCAGCCCTGGGTCTATGCCGCCGCGGGAACGCACATTGGCCGCTATGACGAGGCCGCCGATGATACGATGATGGCTCCCCTGCCGCCGGGTGTCACGAACATCATGAATATCGCTTATACCGAGGAGGGCCTGCTGGCGAACACCGATCAGGGCTTCTTCCATGTGTCCGATGACCTTGCCACTTGGCAACCTGACAGCATCAACACGGTACAGGCTTATCTGGTGTACACCTCCGCTGACCGCTGTCTGGGCGTAACCTATGCCGCAGGCCGTGCAGGGGTTTATGTTTCCAGCCGCCCTAATGCCGTACATGCGCAGCAAAATGTTCCGGCATCCGCGCAGTTGGGCGTGTACCCTAATCCCTTCAATCCCACCACAGAAATCCGGTTCGATCTTCCGCAAGCCGCCCGCGTGGAACTGAAGGTTTACAACTCCCTCGGTCAACTTGTGAGCACACTGCTCGATGAGACCCGCGCGGCAGGATCTTACAGCATCCCCTGGAACGGTCAGAATCATGCCACCGGTCTCTATTTCTGCCAAATCAAAGCCGGTCCCTTCACCGCCACCCGCAAAATGCTGCTGCTGAAGTAG
- a CDS encoding HD domain-containing protein — MTIKSVSHSERVFVRKDSRILDRLGRFADEQHVALYVVGGYVRDKLMGRAHKKEIDFTVIGDAVAFARKLSEHLGVRAPVIFERFGTAMVPYHGYHLDFVSAREESYDADSRKPHVLSAGLEADLQRRDFTINAMAASLNEDEFGRLIDLFEGVLDLQAGILRTPLEPERTFSEDPLRIMRAIRFAAQLEFSIDRITLDALQRMVSRLKIISQERITEEFIKLLSARKPSIGIRLLFLTGAMDVIFPEISQLAGVEQIGPHHHKDVFEHTLLVVDQIAEATEDPIMRLAALVHDIAKPRTKRFVPQSGWTFHGHEDLGSRMVRSIGRRMKLPENVTGKLSKIVALHMRPINLTRESVTDSAVRRLIVDAGEDLEDLLTLCRADITSSKPNKVKRYLEQFGQLRERIQDVIEKDNLRAFQSPVRGDEIMAACNIKPGPLVGKIKDALEEAILDGRVPNEHDAVLDYLHQIKSQFIETDTQHENSSPDDGTAAADHGRSGRARIPGHQ, encoded by the coding sequence TTGACCATCAAATCCGTTTCCCATTCCGAGCGCGTGTTTGTCCGCAAGGACTCCCGGATTCTCGACCGCCTTGGCCGCTTCGCCGACGAGCAGCACGTCGCGCTCTATGTCGTAGGCGGTTATGTCCGTGACAAGCTCATGGGCCGGGCTCACAAAAAAGAGATCGACTTCACCGTCATCGGAGATGCCGTCGCCTTCGCAAGGAAACTCTCCGAGCACCTGGGCGTGCGCGCACCCGTGATCTTCGAGCGGTTCGGCACCGCCATGGTGCCCTATCACGGCTACCATCTCGATTTCGTCTCGGCACGGGAAGAATCCTACGACGCCGATTCCCGCAAGCCGCACGTACTCTCCGCCGGACTTGAAGCCGATCTGCAGCGCCGCGATTTTACGATCAATGCCATGGCCGCCAGCCTGAACGAGGATGAGTTTGGCCGCCTGATTGATCTTTTTGAAGGCGTGCTGGATCTGCAAGCGGGTATCCTGCGTACACCCCTTGAGCCTGAGCGCACCTTTTCCGAAGATCCGTTGCGCATCATGCGCGCGATCCGCTTCGCCGCGCAGCTCGAGTTCAGCATTGACCGCATCACCCTCGACGCTTTGCAGCGCATGGTCAGCCGGCTGAAGATTATCAGCCAGGAGCGGATCACCGAGGAGTTTATCAAACTCCTTTCGGCGCGCAAACCGTCCATCGGCATCCGCCTGCTGTTTCTGACCGGCGCCATGGACGTCATCTTCCCCGAGATCAGCCAGCTTGCCGGAGTGGAACAAATCGGCCCTCACCATCACAAGGACGTCTTCGAGCACACGCTACTGGTGGTGGATCAGATTGCAGAGGCCACTGAAGATCCCATTATGCGGCTGGCGGCTCTGGTGCATGATATTGCCAAGCCCCGCACCAAGCGGTTTGTCCCGCAGTCCGGCTGGACCTTCCACGGCCACGAGGACCTCGGCTCGCGCATGGTTAGGTCCATCGGGCGCCGGATGAAGCTCCCCGAGAATGTCACCGGCAAGCTTTCCAAGATCGTCGCCCTGCATATGCGGCCCATCAACTTGACGCGGGAAAGCGTCACGGACAGCGCGGTACGGCGGCTGATTGTCGATGCCGGCGAAGACCTGGAAGACCTGCTGACACTTTGCCGGGCAGACATTACCTCGTCCAAGCCCAATAAAGTCAAGAGATATCTCGAGCAGTTCGGCCAACTCCGGGAGCGGATTCAGGATGTCATCGAAAAGGATAACCTGCGGGCGTTTCAGAGTCCGGTGCGGGGTGACGAAATCATGGCGGCTTGCAACATTAAGCCTGGTCCCTTAGTCGGAAAGATTAAGGATGCCCTCGAAGAGGCCATTCTGGATGGCCGCGTTCCCAATGAGCACGATGCGGTGCTCGACTATCTGCATCAAATCAAGTCTCAATTCATAGAAACTGACACTCAGCATGAAAATTCGTCTCCTGACGATGGGACTGCTGCTGCTGACCACGGTCGCTCTGGCAGAGCCCGAATTCCCGGTCATCAATAG
- a CDS encoding S8 family serine peptidase yields MKGELRVLRQKHTSPQAIHKAVVLLLQKTASESQVPVVAELARMQGEGAVKSFQPYFVANCIVVEATGAAFADLKTAPGVAEIEPDYGIAMISDPPAEPDHAFATTQAGLIAIRAPQVWAMGITGAGVLVSHMDTGVNGAHPALTGKWRGSYGYPAAACWFDQQGSTTSPVDQAGHGTQTMGILCGTAPGDTIGVAWGARYISSRLNQQSGQSTVTSALAGFQWLLDPDGDPETFDDVPRVVSNSWGLEAASYPACYSVFDAVIDNCEAAGIAVFFSAGNEGDHGAGTIRIPAARAATPTSSFAVGAYDVAVDSIWSYSSRGPSPCAANPELAIKPELVAPGRSVRSAYLGTSYLTATGTSFSTPHVAGTAALMLEANPALSTDSLKEILLLTAVDKGPPGNDNTYGYGELDALSAVMGALGGVGWVAGHVTDAYGGAIAGVVTIAGDPHHTQADGAGNFALAMPAQMAFTLRVDAATFQSYSRAVTLNAGDTLSLEIVLSVAADCGVITGTVTNCRGIPGAGARVWAAGASVPATETNLDGHFHLVLPQGVYGVSASDGWCADGTVPGVQVSGGGISDIEIVLPANPAYVCSDPDPRGYRACDNNDPGGPVYDWTEIAPAQGGRGTVHNLSEGSTVPLALPFSVSFYGVSRDKLYLNPKGNVSFVRGFTDRVNTALPRNYTPLILPFWDDVSDADGGDVCSYHDAAHGRFIVEWSAVPHYGGGNPESFELVIYDPAMLPTSTGDAVLEMRYRDLSISDDCTVGIDGNGGGNYLQYVYNGSYGAHSSELTGGRAIRFQSGTPSGGAGSLAILNPSLMLSVPQGQTVDTALILSNAGNAPLAYAVTLGYDTASRAYSWTSSRTTGGPAYEFFDITSLGQPTGVAGDDSTGDPRPMPWFFPFYGRSFNRVAICSNGWISFTSCLSSMSWQPVPLNDEHDPYYAIAPYWTDLDPTRGGAILCYDDAERERYILQWNQIRRYGSSAPNTFQIVLYRNGTVDFVYATMASPVNAGAVGIKGRNGEWLQLAYNQAFVQSNTLVRMFQPDTFATHCSVRDAVQGVIAAAQQVRVPLRLENHHMSFGEQSWQVNIGSSDPHGTRVAATVSMLNMPDPSGLHVVLIPAGPGGVTLRWNRIVAPRYCIYSGSPQTGVTDHFETAVTDTFVTLPYAPDNRRVFDVRFCDTSAAALKRQAEVAITRTQTSGK; encoded by the coding sequence GTGAAAGGTGAACTCCGGGTTCTCCGGCAGAAACATACATCGCCGCAGGCAATCCACAAAGCGGTGGTCTTGCTGCTCCAAAAGACTGCCAGTGAGAGTCAGGTGCCGGTAGTGGCAGAACTGGCGCGGATGCAGGGAGAAGGCGCGGTAAAATCCTTCCAACCGTACTTTGTGGCTAATTGCATTGTGGTGGAGGCTACCGGTGCGGCCTTTGCGGACTTGAAGACGGCACCGGGAGTGGCGGAGATTGAGCCGGACTACGGAATTGCGATGATCTCCGATCCTCCTGCGGAGCCGGATCATGCTTTTGCGACGACGCAGGCTGGACTGATTGCGATCCGTGCGCCACAGGTCTGGGCGATGGGCATTACCGGTGCGGGTGTGCTGGTTTCCCACATGGATACCGGGGTGAACGGAGCCCATCCGGCGCTGACGGGAAAATGGCGCGGGAGTTACGGGTACCCGGCTGCGGCCTGCTGGTTCGATCAGCAAGGGAGTACCACCAGCCCGGTGGACCAGGCCGGGCATGGAACGCAGACGATGGGCATCCTCTGCGGCACCGCACCGGGGGATACCATCGGTGTGGCATGGGGCGCACGGTATATCTCCTCACGGTTGAATCAGCAGAGCGGACAATCCACAGTGACGTCGGCGCTGGCAGGCTTTCAATGGCTTTTGGACCCGGACGGAGATCCGGAAACCTTCGATGACGTGCCGCGAGTAGTTTCGAATTCCTGGGGTCTGGAAGCGGCATCGTATCCGGCCTGCTATTCGGTCTTCGACGCGGTGATCGATAACTGCGAGGCAGCAGGCATTGCGGTCTTTTTCTCGGCGGGGAATGAAGGGGATCACGGCGCGGGAACGATCCGCATTCCGGCGGCGCGCGCGGCGACGCCCACGAGTTCCTTCGCCGTAGGCGCGTATGACGTGGCGGTGGATTCGATCTGGAGCTATTCGAGCCGGGGACCTTCTCCGTGCGCGGCAAATCCGGAATTGGCAATCAAGCCGGAACTGGTCGCACCGGGACGGAGCGTGCGCAGCGCCTATCTTGGGACGTCGTACCTGACGGCGACGGGGACCTCCTTCTCGACGCCGCATGTGGCGGGAACGGCGGCGCTGATGCTGGAAGCCAACCCGGCGCTTTCGACAGATTCGCTGAAAGAGATTCTGCTGCTCACCGCCGTGGACAAGGGACCGCCGGGCAATGACAATACCTATGGCTATGGAGAACTGGATGCGCTGTCAGCGGTGATGGGAGCGTTGGGCGGCGTGGGCTGGGTCGCGGGACATGTGACGGATGCTTATGGCGGTGCGATTGCCGGTGTGGTGACCATCGCCGGCGATCCGCATCACACACAGGCGGACGGCGCAGGGAATTTTGCGCTGGCCATGCCTGCGCAGATGGCCTTCACCCTGCGGGTCGACGCGGCGACGTTTCAATCGTATTCCCGTGCGGTGACGTTGAACGCCGGGGATACGCTGTCTCTGGAGATCGTGCTGAGTGTGGCGGCGGACTGCGGAGTGATTACGGGAACGGTGACCAATTGCCGTGGGATACCCGGTGCGGGGGCGCGGGTGTGGGCCGCAGGGGCCAGCGTGCCGGCGACGGAGACAAATCTTGACGGCCACTTCCATCTGGTGCTGCCACAAGGGGTGTACGGCGTGAGCGCGTCGGATGGCTGGTGCGCCGACGGAACCGTTCCGGGCGTGCAGGTGTCCGGCGGCGGAATCAGTGACATCGAAATTGTGCTGCCTGCCAATCCGGCGTATGTGTGCAGCGACCCCGATCCGCGGGGCTACCGGGCCTGTGACAATAACGATCCCGGCGGGCCTGTCTACGATTGGACGGAGATTGCTCCGGCGCAGGGGGGACGCGGCACAGTGCACAATCTGAGCGAAGGCTCGACGGTACCGCTGGCGCTGCCTTTTTCCGTAAGCTTTTATGGGGTCAGCCGCGACAAGCTCTATTTGAATCCGAAGGGGAATGTGAGCTTTGTGCGAGGATTCACCGACCGGGTGAACACGGCACTGCCGCGCAATTACACGCCGCTGATTTTGCCGTTCTGGGATGATGTGAGCGATGCGGACGGGGGCGACGTCTGCTCGTATCACGATGCCGCGCACGGGCGTTTCATTGTGGAATGGTCCGCAGTCCCGCACTATGGCGGCGGCAATCCCGAGAGCTTCGAACTGGTGATTTACGATCCGGCCATGCTGCCGACGAGCACGGGCGATGCCGTGCTGGAGATGCGGTACCGGGATCTCAGCATTTCCGACGATTGCACGGTGGGGATTGACGGGAACGGCGGCGGCAATTACCTCCAGTATGTGTACAACGGATCTTACGGCGCGCACTCTTCGGAACTGACCGGTGGCCGTGCCATACGGTTCCAGTCGGGGACGCCATCGGGAGGCGCGGGAAGTCTGGCGATTTTGAATCCGTCCCTCATGCTGAGCGTGCCTCAGGGGCAGACGGTGGACACGGCGCTGATTTTGAGCAATGCGGGAAATGCTCCTCTGGCGTATGCCGTGACGCTGGGGTACGACACCGCTTCGCGGGCCTACTCGTGGACGAGTTCACGCACCACCGGCGGTCCGGCCTACGAGTTTTTCGACATCACCTCGCTGGGGCAACCGACGGGAGTGGCGGGCGATGACAGCACGGGTGATCCGCGCCCGATGCCGTGGTTCTTCCCGTTTTATGGACGGAGTTTCAACCGGGTTGCGATCTGTTCCAACGGGTGGATCTCTTTTACATCCTGTTTGAGCAGCATGTCCTGGCAGCCTGTACCGCTGAATGACGAGCACGATCCGTACTACGCCATTGCGCCGTACTGGACGGATCTCGACCCGACGCGAGGCGGAGCGATTCTGTGCTACGATGACGCGGAGCGGGAACGGTACATCTTGCAGTGGAACCAGATCCGGCGTTACGGGTCGTCGGCGCCCAACACATTCCAGATCGTGCTCTACCGCAACGGGACGGTCGATTTTGTCTATGCGACCATGGCGAGCCCGGTCAACGCGGGGGCGGTGGGCATCAAAGGCCGCAACGGCGAGTGGCTGCAACTGGCGTACAATCAGGCGTTCGTGCAGAGCAACACGCTGGTCCGGATGTTTCAGCCGGACACCTTTGCGACGCACTGCAGCGTGCGCGATGCGGTGCAGGGGGTGATTGCGGCGGCGCAGCAGGTGAGGGTGCCGCTGCGGTTGGAAAACCACCACATGAGCTTCGGCGAGCAGTCCTGGCAGGTGAATATCGGCTCTTCCGATCCGCACGGAACGCGAGTGGCAGCAACCGTAAGCATGCTGAACATGCCCGACCCTTCCGGGCTGCACGTGGTGCTGATTCCGGCGGGGCCGGGCGGCGTGACGCTGCGCTGGAACCGGATCGTGGCGCCGCGCTATTGCATTTACAGCGGCTCGCCCCAGACAGGAGTGACCGACCATTTCGAGACGGCGGTGACGGACACGTTTGTCACGCTGCCCTATGCGCCGGACAACCGGCGGGTGTTTGATGTGCGGTTCTGTGATACTTCAGCGGCTGCGCTGAAGCGGCAGGCGGAGGTTGCGATCACGCGAACTCAGACGTCCGGGAAATAG
- a CDS encoding TolC family protein: MKIRLLTMGLLLLTTVALAEPEFPVINSSTPLSLDSLIALGFRYSPVLRQTTLTTRLNTIGKINAVGQFLPTVSLGLSFSQTHYRSPTFVNPNGSVGVINARPAEVFRTYVVNWDTSGGVPHNPQLAFLNDTIPAVTVPEGDSRSSSMFISLNESLFEGGRRFFLYRLAKVQEKINNESVDNVKKNLAAQIAEQVMVVLTQERLVDLDKRLRDQRKDALDLARARFEVGAVTELDVMQAEIDLNTAENDLSTAGRTLESDREALNQIIGINLNSTYPLEEGIGVTPYQFNVDSLVNVAYGSRSDLRIARLTVQRATQNVNMNYSNYLPTASVGAQFGRSENSGKNVPFTLNPRNISNRYSLNLNWNIFDGFTREYNLESARVSRAQAVEGEKQLQLSVVKAVHDSYFNLVNTFGQLQLTGRNRDLAERRLNLERERYRLGAASQLDLRDAEVTYAQAETSNLQTTLAYQSSLIALELAVGKPLR, translated from the coding sequence ATGAAAATTCGTCTCCTGACGATGGGACTGCTGCTGCTGACCACGGTCGCTCTGGCAGAGCCCGAATTCCCGGTCATCAATAGCAGCACACCCCTGTCATTGGATTCCCTGATTGCCCTCGGATTCCGATATAGCCCCGTGCTTCGGCAAACTACGCTGACCACGCGCCTGAATACCATCGGCAAGATCAATGCGGTTGGTCAGTTCCTGCCGACGGTCTCTCTGGGGCTATCCTTCTCCCAGACTCACTACCGCAGCCCGACGTTTGTGAATCCGAACGGCAGCGTTGGAGTCATCAACGCGCGGCCCGCCGAGGTCTTCCGGACTTACGTCGTGAACTGGGATACCAGCGGCGGCGTGCCTCACAATCCGCAACTGGCATTTCTTAACGACACGATCCCTGCCGTGACTGTTCCCGAAGGGGACAGCCGCTCCTCCTCGATGTTCATCTCCCTCAATGAGTCACTGTTTGAAGGCGGGCGGCGTTTTTTCCTGTACCGGTTAGCCAAGGTGCAGGAGAAGATCAATAATGAGTCCGTGGACAATGTCAAGAAGAATCTGGCGGCGCAGATTGCCGAGCAGGTGATGGTGGTGCTCACTCAGGAGCGGTTGGTGGATCTGGACAAGCGTCTGCGTGATCAGCGCAAGGACGCTCTGGATCTGGCCCGTGCGCGCTTTGAGGTGGGTGCCGTTACCGAGTTGGACGTGATGCAGGCGGAGATCGATCTGAACACCGCCGAGAATGATCTGTCCACGGCGGGACGCACGCTCGAGTCGGACCGCGAGGCTCTGAACCAGATCATCGGCATCAACCTGAACAGCACGTATCCGCTGGAAGAGGGAATTGGGGTTACGCCGTATCAGTTCAATGTGGACAGTCTGGTGAACGTGGCGTACGGCTCCCGCAGCGATCTGCGCATTGCGCGGCTGACGGTGCAGCGGGCCACGCAGAATGTCAACATGAACTACTCGAACTATCTGCCGACGGCATCGGTGGGAGCGCAGTTCGGCCGCAGTGAGAATTCCGGAAAGAATGTGCCGTTCACTCTGAACCCGCGCAACATCAGCAACCGCTATTCGCTGAATCTCAACTGGAATATCTTCGACGGTTTCACGCGGGAGTACAATCTTGAATCGGCCCGCGTGTCACGCGCACAGGCCGTGGAGGGTGAGAAGCAGTTGCAGCTCAGCGTGGTCAAGGCGGTGCACGATTCCTATTTCAACCTGGTGAACACCTTCGGTCAGCTTCAGCTTACGGGCCGCAACCGCGATCTGGCGGAGCGCCGTCTGAATCTCGAACGCGAGCGGTATCGCCTTGGCGCCGCATCACAGCTCGATTTGCGCGATGCCGAAGTTACCTATGCCCAGGCCGAGACCAGCAATTTGCAGACAACGCTGGCGTATCAGTCGTCGCTGATTGCTCTCGAACTTGCCGTCGGCAAACCGCTGAGATAA
- a CDS encoding T9SS type A sorting domain-containing protein encodes MKTLIWLALMALGLFLGEVRACEGPWRFLGRPWWDASAFGDAMPDPEDRSRVLIGTLAAWSIPGTGGVYTCSEEDTAWQYGGLANCAVRKLSYYPYCRPNVFASTDNGLYMRIADTTWIALTSGGGIFQNWGFTICPHDTSVWLRVLRDDMNEGRMMISRNSGQSWTVFYEAPGFGVPLWSRTYEQVSYFMQGHMLARLSIADSTVNMVLSLNASPSLAYHSQQPWIYAGGFDSLGRYDEITGDTLKVPVPPEAMSVVSLAYTEEGLLVSTSHGFFHVSDDLTVWEALHDTVNTSVWILLYTSSDQCLALGFDGLHKASAPNILSPQRSTLGIRALAVYPNPSNGGFVVTYDRPALLQMYDVLGQAVYAQRVQSSGSIWLDLPGLSSGTYFLKATNTTDGREQSPAVKITLVK; translated from the coding sequence ATGAAAACTCTGATTTGGCTTGCCTTGATGGCTTTGGGCCTCTTCTTGGGTGAGGTTCGCGCTTGCGAAGGTCCGTGGCGGTTTCTGGGGCGGCCTTGGTGGGATGCGTCGGCGTTCGGGGACGCTATGCCGGACCCGGAGGACCGGAGCCGAGTTCTGATCGGGACCTTGGCGGCGTGGTCCATTCCCGGCACGGGTGGGGTCTACACCTGCTCGGAAGAGGACACCGCATGGCAGTATGGGGGATTGGCAAATTGCGCGGTGCGGAAGCTGTCTTACTATCCGTACTGCCGCCCAAATGTGTTTGCATCCACCGACAACGGGCTATACATGCGAATTGCTGATACCACGTGGATTGCCCTTACGAGCGGCGGTGGAATCTTCCAGAATTGGGGGTTCACAATTTGCCCTCACGACACATCGGTGTGGCTGCGAGTACTGCGTGACGACATGAATGAAGGCCGAATGATGATCTCGCGTAATAGCGGGCAAAGCTGGACGGTGTTTTATGAGGCTCCAGGATTCGGGGTACCGCTGTGGTCCCGCACTTACGAGCAAGTCAGCTACTTTATGCAGGGACATATGCTGGCGCGGCTGAGCATCGCGGACAGCACCGTTAACATGGTGTTGTCGCTCAACGCATCCCCCAGTCTTGCCTATCATTCACAACAGCCTTGGATCTACGCTGGAGGATTTGACTCGCTTGGCCGATATGATGAAATCACCGGCGATACACTGAAAGTGCCGGTGCCCCCCGAAGCTATGTCTGTCGTTAGCTTGGCCTACACGGAGGAAGGTTTGCTGGTCAGCACCTCACATGGTTTCTTCCATGTTTCGGATGACCTGACGGTTTGGGAGGCACTTCACGATACGGTCAACACCAGTGTCTGGATACTCCTTTACACCTCCTCGGATCAATGCCTTGCCTTGGGCTTTGACGGACTTCATAAGGCCAGTGCTCCCAACATTCTCTCTCCGCAGCGCTCAACTCTGGGTATACGTGCGCTTGCTGTCTACCCGAATCCCAGCAACGGCGGCTTTGTGGTCACCTATGACCGGCCTGCTCTGCTCCAGATGTATGATGTGTTGGGGCAGGCGGTCTATGCGCAGCGCGTCCAGAGTTCGGGCTCAATCTGGCTGGATCTGCCGGGTCTTTCTTCCGGCACCTATTTTCTGAAAGCCACAAACACAACAGACGGCCGGGAGCAAAGCCCGGCGGTCAAAATAACCTTGGTCAAATAA